Proteins found in one Pyrus communis chromosome 15, drPyrComm1.1, whole genome shotgun sequence genomic segment:
- the LOC137718456 gene encoding cyclin-A3-2-like, with protein MVSTTVAEQVNCSRITTRAAAKRRAMAALTEDNHLANKKRAVLGDVTNVVSVGVSGNSKRVELQKPSCLTEKEKRAEAARECEDPQLCGPYASDIYAYLRRMEAEPRRRPLPDYMEKVQKDANANMRAVLVDWLVEVSEEYKLLPETLYLSVSHIDRFLSMNVVHKQKLQLLGVSSIFIASKYEEIDPPNVDELCDITENTYKKEEVIKMEADILKSLKFEMGNPTTRTFLRKFTDVAQESYKTPIVQLELLVAYLAELSLLDYKLVKFLPSLVAASAVFLARFMTQTKTHPWCPELQQYTGYKAADLKECVLAIHDMCLGRRARNLNVIQEKYKQPKFKQVAHIPCPQEIPVHFFQDLKA; from the exons ATGGTCTCTACCACTGTGGCGGAGCAAGTGAACTGCAGTCGGATCACCACTCGCGCGGCTGCCAAGAGGAGGGCGATGGCAGCCTTGACGGAGGATAACCATTTGGCTAATAAGAAGCGCGCGGTGCTCGGAGACGTTACCAATGTGGTTAGCGTCGGCGTTTCAGGGAACTCTAAACGGGTTGAGCTGCAGAAACCGAGTTGTTTGACCGAGAAGGAAAAGAGGGCCGAGGCGGCGCGTGAGTGTGAGGACCCCCAGCTTTGTGGGCCGTACGCCTCCGACATTTATGCCTACCTCCGCCGTATGGAG GCGGAGCCGAGAAGAAGACCGTTGCCTGATTACATGGAGAAGGTTCAGAAGGATGCAAATGCTAACATGAGAGCGGTGCTTGTGGATTGGTTGGTGGAGGTTTCAGAGGAATACAAGCTCCTCCCGGAGACTCTTTATCTCTCCGTTTCTCACATTGATCGATTTCTCTCAATGAATGTCGTCCACAAGCAGAAGCTTCAGCTTCTGGGAGTTTCTTCAATCTTCATTGCCTC GAAATATGAAGAGATTGATCCTCCTAATGTGGATGAGCTCTGTGACATAACTgaaaatacatacaaaaaagaaGAG GTGATCAAGATGGAGGCTGATATACTCAAATCCCTAAAATTTGAAATGGGCAATCCGACTACTAGGACCTTCTTAAG AAAATTCACTGATGTTGCTCAAGAGAGTTACAAA ACTCCCATTGTGCAGTTAGAGCTCTTGGTTGCCTACCTTGCCGAGCTGAGTTTGTTGGATTACAAGCTTGTCAAATTCCTGCCTTCTTTGGTAGCTGCATCAGCTGTTTTTCTGGCAAGATTTATGACTCAAACAAAAACACATCCTTGG TGTCCAGAGCTGCAACAGTATACCGGATATAAAGCAGCCGATTTGAAAGAATGTGTTCTTGCCATACATGACATGTGCTTAGGAAGAAGAGCAAGAAATTTGAATGTTATTCAAGAGAAATACAAACAACCTAAG TTCAAACAAGTGGCACATATTCCTTGCCCTCAAGAAATACCAgttcatttctttcaagatctGAAAGCATGA
- the LOC137718670 gene encoding putative cyclin-A3-1, with protein sequence MADKENCVRVTRSMKRSAEAVTPERLATKKRVVLGELTNAVVPVNKSFRAEKQIKKRGAKGKAKKSVPAKAAQDIDASSDDPQLCVPYARDIYEYLQKLEADENRRPSPDYMTKIQKDVTANMRGILVDWLVEVAEEYKLLSDTLFLTVMYIDKFLSLNVLNRKRLQLLGVSSMLIASKYEEISPPHVEQFCYITDNTYDRGEVLKMEADILKSLNFNLGSPTIKTLLRRFTRFAQESYKDPNLQLEFLGYYLAELSLLDYECVRFLPSLVAASVTFLARFMIRPKDHPWTLSLQRYSGYKPADLKECVLIIYDLHRSKRGASLQSIRRKYKQHKFKCVATISSPAEVPTNYFEDPKA encoded by the exons ATGGCTGACAAGGAGAACTGCGTGCGTGTCACGAGGTCGATGAAGCGGAGCGCCGAAGCTGTGACCCCGGAGCGGCTGGCCACCAAGAAACGGGTGGTGCTAGGAGAGCTCACGAATGCTGTTGTTCCGGTGAATAAAAGCTTCCGAGCAGAGAAGCAGATCAAGAAACGCGGCGCCAAAGGCAAGGCGAAAAAATCAGTGCCCGCGAAGGCGGCCCAGGACATTGATGCGTCGTCGGATGACCCCCAACTGTGTGTGCCATATGCTCGTGACATTTATGAGTATCTTCAGAAGCTCGAG GCGGATGAAAATCGCAGACCTTCACCCGATTACATGACAAAGATTCAAAAGGATGTCACTGCTAATATGAGAGGAATCTTAGTGGACTGGTTGGTGGAAGTTGCAGAGGAATATAAACTCCTTTCTGACACTCTTTTCCTCACCGTTATGTATATTGATAAATTCCTGTCTTTGAATGTTCTCAACCGGAAAAGGCTTCAGTTACTCGGTGTTTCTTCAATGCTCATTGCCTC AAAGTATGAAGAGATCAGCCCTCCACATGTAGAACAATTCTGCTACATAACAGATAATACGTATGATAGGGGCGAG GTGTTAAAAATGGAGGCTGATATACTCAAGTCCTTAAATTTCAACTTGGGAAGTCCTACAATAAAAACATTACTAAG GAGATTCACTAGATTTGCTCAAGAGAGCTACAAA GATCCTAATCTGCAGTTAGAATTTTTGGGATACTACCTGGCAGAGTTAAGTTTGTTGGATTATGAATGTGTTCGGTTTTTGCCTTCTCTGGTGGCTGCGTCCGTTACATTTCTCGCAAGATTTATGATCCGGCCAAAGGATCATCCTTGG ACTTTGTCCCTGCAAAGATATTCCGGATATAAACCAGCTGATTTGAAGGAATGCGTTCTTATCATATACGACTTGCATCGTAGTAAAAGAGGAGCGTCTCTACAATCCATAAGACGAAAGTACAAACAGCATAAG TTCAAATGCGTGGCGACTATCTCTTCACCTGCAGAAGTACCAACTAACTATTTCGAAGATCCGAAGGCATGA
- the LOC137716921 gene encoding cytochrome P450 81Q32-like produces MKKMEEQSPFFWYATTGLIIIFLSFLAKFKPKHKFTSLPPSPPSFPIIGHLHLLKHPVHRTLHSLSSKLGKILLLKWGSRAVLLVSSPSAAEECYTKHDVAFANRPSLLAGKHFHYNFTTVAAASYGDHWRNLRHVMTLEFFSSSRLAAFSTVRRGEVRLLLNQIMKKSKVELKSKFTELAFNVMTMTVVEKRYLGEDVADDEEAKNFREVMREAVHLSAATNLGDFLPVLQWLDATGLEKKMVRLMKKMDGFLQSLIVERRGILAAGFETNGEELKKLMIDNFLALQQTDPHLYTDEIVKGIILVLLVAGTDTTATTLEWAMALLLNHPGAMAKLRAEIDTKTGSDHRLLEEQDLPKLNYLQNVINETYRLYPSFPILVPHENSEDCVVGGFDVPCHTMLVINAWAIHRNPEIWEDPEKFKPERFEGWSGEGSEGYKLIPFGAGRRRCPGASLANRFVGLALGSLVQSFEWERIGEEEVDMSEGLGLTMPRVKPLEAICKPRPIMLSSI; encoded by the exons atgaaaaaaatggaagaacaaTCACCATTCTTCTGGTACGCTACTACAGGTctcatcatcatcttcctcaGCTTCCTCGccaaatttaaaccaaaacacAAATTTACGAGTCTGCCCCCATCCCCGCCATCTTTTCCAATCATCGGCCACCTTCACCTTCTAAAACATCCAGTCCACCGAACCCTCCACTCCCTTTCTTCAAAGTTGGGAAAAATACTCCTCCTCAAATGGGGTTCGCGGGCAGTCCTCCTAGTCTCCTCCCCTTCCGCCGCTGAAGAATGCTACACCAAGCACGACGTTGCCTTCGCCAACCGCCCAAGCCTGCTTGCCGGAAAACACTTCCACTACAACTTCACAACCGTCGCGGCGGCATCCTACGGCGACCACTGGCGTAACCTCCGCCACGTCATGACTCTCGagttcttctcctcctcccgCCTCGCCGCGTTTTCAACCGTCCGGCGAGGAGAAGTCCGTCTCTTACTGAACCAGATCATGAAGAAATCAAAGGTCGAGCTCAAGTCCAAATTTACGGAGCTTGCGTTCAACGTGATGACGATGACGGTGGTGGAGAAGCGGTACCTCGGCGAAGACGTGGCAGACGACGAGGAGGCAAAGAATTTCCGGGAGGTTATGAGGGAGGCCGTGCACCTATCGGCGGCGACGAATTTGGGAGATTTTTTGCCGGTTTTGCAGTGGTTGGATGCGACGGGTTtggagaagaagatggtgaGGCTGATGAAAAAGATGGACGGCTTCTTGCAGAGTTTGATTGTGGAGCGCCGTGGGATTTTGGCGGCGGGTTTTGAAACGAACGGCGAAGAGTTGAAGAAGTTGATGATCGACAACTTTTTGGCGTTGCAACAAACAGATCCCCACTTATATACCGACGAAATCGTCAAGGGAATCATTTTG GTGTTGCTGGTCGCTGGGACAGACACAACAGCAACAACCCTAGAATGGGCAATGGCACTATTGCTAAACCATCCAGGTGCAATGGCGAAATTAAGAGCCGAGATAGATACCAAGACTGGATCTGATCATCGTCTGTTGGAAGAGCAAGACTTGCCGAAACTGAACTACTTGCAAAATGTAATCAACGAAACGTATCGTTTGTACCCTTCATTTCCAATTCTAGTGCCTCATGAAAACTCAGAGGACTGTGTGGTAGGGGGATTCGACGTGCCGTGTCACACAATGCTCGTGATCAATGCGTGGGCTATCCACAGGAACCCTGAGATATGGGAGGACCCCGAAAAGTTTAAGCCGGAGAGGTTTGAAGGGTGGAGTGGTGAGGGGTCCGAAGGGTATAAGCTGATTCCATTTGGGGCTGGAAGGCGACGGTGTCCTGGGGCCAGCCTCGCGAACAGGTTTGTTGGGTTGGCGCTGGGAAGCTTGGTTCAGTCGTTTGAGTGGGAGAGGATTGGTGAAGAGGAGGTGGATATGAGTGAGGGTTTGGGGCTTACCATGCCAAGGGTCAAGCCCTTGGAGGCTATTTGCAAGCCACGCCCAATCATGCTATCTTCCATTTAA
- the LOC137717859 gene encoding MFP1 attachment factor 1-like, whose amino-acid sequence MSDFESTAAAAPQDQISQQHRHHDAPAHKGKPSLLTSFSIWPPTQRTRDAVVNRLIETLTTPSPLSKRYGTMAANEASTTARLIEDDAFAAAGGSAATEEDGIQILQVYSKEISKRMLDTVKSRIAAAENGAAESVTASSVVDSTAAAAGEDVKEEEY is encoded by the coding sequence ATGTCGGACTTCGAGAGCACCGCCGCAGCAGCGCCTCAAGACCAAATCTCCCAACAGCATCGCCACCACGACGCACCAGCTCACAAAGGGAAGCCCAGCCTCCTTACCTCCTTCAGCATATGGCCGCCGACCCAGCGCACCCGCGACGCCGTCGTCAACCGCCTCATCGAGACCCTCACTACGCCCTCCCCTCTCTCGAAGCGCTACGGCACCATGGCCGCCAACGAGGCCTCCACCACCGCCCGCCTCATCGAGGACGACGCCTTCGCTGCCGCCGGTGGCTCCGCCGCGACCGAGGAAGACGGGATTCAGATCCTGCAGGTTTACTCCAAGGAGATCAGCAAGCGCATGCTTGACACCGTCAAGTCCAGGATCGCCGCTGCTGAAAACGGTGCGGCGGAGTCCGTGACTGCGAGCTCTGTGGTGGACTCCACTGCTGCTGCCGCCGGTGAGGATGTTAAGGAGGAAGAGTACTGA